The following proteins are co-located in the Tripterygium wilfordii isolate XIE 37 chromosome 2, ASM1340144v1, whole genome shotgun sequence genome:
- the LOC119983366 gene encoding auxin response factor 4: MEIDLNYAVTEEEKNALCNGNCEKGSGNCVCCCLPSSCSSHSSPSTVSSSIYLELWHACAGPLTSLPKKGNVVVYFPQGHLEQLSSSSPLSGMELPTFDLPPHIFCRVVNVHLLANKDNDEVYTQLTLLPLPELVGQNLEGKELTDFSVDEEAGEGLPSKLTPHMFCKTLTASDTSTHGGFSVPRRAAEDCFPPLDYKQQRPSQELVAKDLHGVAWKFRHIYRGQPRRHLLTTGWSLFVNQKNLSSGDAVLFLRGEDGELRLGIRRTVRPRNGLPDSLIKKQNSYPGVLSQVANALSTKSTFQVFYSPRASHAEFIIPYHKYLRSIKSPVCIGARFKMRFEIDDSPEQRLSGVVTGGSDSDPYRWANSNWRCLLVRWDENIVGDHRERVSPWEIEPSTSLPSLDFQSSPRLKKLRTNLSSTSPENLITGGGGVLDFEESVRSFKVLQGQENLCLVSPTGGCDTGNNPLDFEMRSTANQNPVSTTMDKADIGEFMKVHSNSYPSFVDSERFPKVLQGQEICPLRSLTGKANFSLSPWGNPDFGYNSFSMYQASKPTFFPLAPERLRNMYFPYGEVFKPGQDNKIGSYANKFPKENVQLYPSPTQTGGTVNQVRKLNLLSEEPLENLSGSPAVETHLRKQNAENFNESGNGFSLFGFRLAAETPATNSQSSGKRSCTKVHKQGSLVGRAIDLSKLNGYDDLLSELERLFCMEGLLQDPGKGWRVLYTDSENDIMVVGDDPWHEFCDVVSKIHVYTQEEVEKMTIGMTGDDTQSCLEQAPVAVEPCKSSSVGQPDSSPTVIRV, encoded by the exons ATGGAAATTGATCTGAATTATGCAGTGACTGAGGAGGAGAAGAATGCACTCTGCAATGGAAACTGTGAAAAAGGTAGCGGTAATTGTGTCTGCTGCTGCTTGCCCTCTTCATGTTCGTCGCATTCATCTCCATCTACTGTGTCCTCTTCAATTTATTTGGAGCTTTGGCATGCTTGTGCTGGCCCTCTTACTTCACTGCCAAAGAAAGGGAATGTTGTTGTTTACTTCCCACAAGGGCACTTGGAACAGCTTTCCTCTTCCTCGCCTCTCTCTGGCATGGAATTGCCCACCTTTGACCTCCCACCGCATATCTTTTGCAGGGTTGTGAATGTCCATTTGCTT GCTAATAAGGATAATGATGAGGTCTACACACAACTTACCTTGCTTCCTCTCCCAGAG CTGGTAGGGCAGAATTTAGAGGGTAAAGAGCTTACAGATTTTAGTGTGGATGAGGAGGCAGGAGAAGGATTACCTAGTAAGCTAACACCTCACATGTTCTGCAAGACACTCACGGCTTCTGATACCAGCACTCATGGAGGGTTCTCTGTTCCTCGTAGAGCTGCTGAAGACTGCTTTCCTCCTCTG GATTATAAGCAGCAGAGGCCCTCTCAAGAGCTTGTTGCTAAGGACCTGCATGGAGTAGCTTGGAAATTTCGACATATTTACCGAG GTCAACCAAGACGCCATCTGCTTACTACAGGATGGAGTCTTTTCgttaatcaaaaaaatctttcttCAGGGGATGCAGTTCTCTTTCTGAG gGGTGAAGATGGAGAGCTGAGGTTGGGAATAAGAAGAACTGTTCGGCCTAGAAATGGTCTTCCTGATTCACTTATTAAGAAGCAGAATTCATATCCTGGCGTTCTTTCTCAAGTAGCTAATGCCCTATCCACCAAGAGCACCTTTCAGGTTTTCTACAGCCCAAG GGCCAGTCACGCAGAGTTTATCATACCCTACCACAAATATTTGAGAAGTATCAAAAGCCCTGTTTGTATTGGAGCACGATTCAAAATGAGATTTGAGATAGACGATTCCCCAGAACAAAG GCTTAGCGGTGTGGTGACTGGAGGAAGTGACTCAGATCCCTATAGGTGGGCTAACTCCAACTGGAGATGCTTATTG GTCAGATGGGATGAAAATATTGTGGGTGATCACCGAGAACGAGTTTCCCCGTGGGAAATTGAGCCATCCACTTCTCTCCCATCCTTGGACTTTCAATCTTCCCCAAGGCTAAAGAAGTTGCGGACAAATTTGTCATCTACCTCGCCTGAGAACCTCATAACTG GAGGGGGCGGGGTTTTGGACTTTGAGGAGTCTGTAAGATCCTTTAAGGTCTTGCAAGGTCAAGAAAATTTATGTCTCGTATCACCTACAGGTGGCTGTGATACAGGCAACAACCCGTTGGATTTTGAGATGCGATCCACTGCAAATCAAAATCCTGTGTCAACTACAATGGATAAAGCTGACATTGGTGAGTTCATGAAGGTTCATTCCAACTCCTACCCAAGCTTTGTGGATTCCGAGAGGTTTCCAAAGGTCTTGCAAGGTCAAGAAATATGCCCATTGCGATCCCTGACTGGAAAAGCTAATTTCAGCCTGAGTCCATGGGGGAACCCCGACTTTGGTTACAATTCTTTCAGCATGTATCAAGCAAGCAAACCTACTTTCTTCCCGTTAGCACCAGAAAGACTTCGAAATATGTATTTTCCATATGGTGAAGTATTTAAACCCGGCCAAGATAACAAAATTGGCTCTTATGCAAACAAATTCCCGAAAGAAAATGTGCAGCTCTATCCATCTCCTACCCAAACTGGTGGTACAGTGAACCAAGTCAGGAAGCTAAATCTATTAAGTGAGGAGCCACTGGAAAATCTTTCTGGTTCTCCAGCTGTAGAGACACACCTCAGAAAGCAAAATGCTGAAAATTTCAATGAGAGTGGCAATGGCTTCAGTCTTTTTGGGTTTCGTTTGGCTGCCGAGACGCCGGCTACAAACTCACAAAGCTCTGGTAAGAGGAGTTGCACAAAG GTCCACAAGCAGGGCAGCCTGGTGGGGAGAGCTATTGATCTCTCAAAACTGAATGGATATGATGATCTACTGAGTGAACTCGAACGACTATTCTGCATGGAAGGCCTTTTACAAGATCCTGGGAAAGGATGGCGTGTCTTGTACACAGACAGTGAGAATGACATAATGGTTGTTGGAGATGACCCATGGCA TGAGTTTTGCGATGTGGTGTCTAAGATCCATGTATATACTCAAGAAGAGGTGGAGAAGATGACGATTGGTATGACAGGTGACGATACTCAAAGCTGTTTGGAACAGGCACCGGTGGCGGTGGAACCATGCAAATCGTCGTCTGTTGGGCAGCCAGATTCTTCTCCAACAGTTATAAGGGTATGA
- the LOC120005853 gene encoding MLO-like protein 6, with amino-acid sequence MAGASGGRTLEQTPTWAVATVCFVLVVVSIIIEHIIHAIGKWLKKKHKRALYESLEKIKSELMLLGFISLLLTILQSSISNICIPEKVANTWHPCGKKEEEDTTTQTESSDEIDYENRRRLLSLLSDSGGSVRRALATSDSSNTCGSGKVSFISSDGIHQLHIFIFVLAVFHILYCVLTMALGRAKMKRWKRWEKETRTIEYQFTHDPERFRFARETSFGRRHLSFWTNSPFLIWIVCFFRQFVRSVPKVDYLTLRHGFITAHLAPQSSAQFNFQKYINRSLEEDFKVVVGISPPIWFMAVLFLLFNTHGWYSYLWLPFIPLIIILLVGTKLQVIITKMGLRIMERGEVVKGVPVVEPGDDLFWLNRPRFLLYLINFVLFQNAFQLAFFAWSWYEFGIKSCFHEHLVDIIIRVSMGILIQFLCSYVTLPLYALVTQMGSNMKPTIFNERVGLALRNWHRTAKKHIKQSNGSVTSMSSRPTTPSHHMSPIHLLRHYRSEVDSIQTSPRRSSVDMETWETDSPSTSHPHVTGDGSSSSHHHQFGHMERAYAENENRDDNEKGLKDQDPRHEIDIASSQEFSFDKRHGTIYSN; translated from the exons ATGGCAGGAGCTAGTGGAGGAAGAACTTTGGAGCAGACACCCACATGGGCTGTTGCCACTGTTTGTTTCGTTTTAGTCGTCGTTTCAATAATCATAGAGCACATAATCCATGCTATTGGGAAG TGGCTAAAGAAGAAACATAAGAGAGCTCTTTACGAATcacttgaaaaaataaaatcgg AGCTTATGCTATTGGGGTTCATATCGCTGCTTCTAACGATATTGCAAAGTTCAATATCCAACATATGCATACCAGAGAAAGTTGCCAACACGTGGCATCCATGCggcaagaaagaagaggaagataCAACAACCCAGACCGAGAGCTCTGACGAAATAGATTATGAAAACCGCCGGAGACTTCTTTCGTTATTGTCCGATTCCGGCGGAAGTGTACGGCGTGCTTTGGCGACGTCGGATTCATCCAACACTTGTGGTTCT GGGAAAGTATCGTTCATTTCATCGGATGGTATTCATCAACTACACATTTTCATATTCGTGTTGGCTGTTTTCCATATTCTTTATTGTGTCCTCACCATGGCTTTGGGTCGAGCTAAG ATGAAGAGATGGAAAAGATGGGAGAAAGAGACAAGAACTATAGagtaccaattcactcatgatCCTGAGAGGTTTAGGTTCGCGAGAGAGACATCATTCGGAAGAAGACATTTGAGCTTTTGGACCAACTCTCCTTTCCTCATTTGGATA GTGTGTTTCTTCAGGCAGTTTGTGAGGTCGGTACCTAAAGTTGATTATTTGACATTGAGACATGGATTTATAACG GCACATTTGGCACCTCAAAGCAGTGCACAATTCAATTTCCAAAAGTACATTAATAGGTCGCTTGAAGAGGACTTCAAAGTGGTCGTGGGGATTAGTCCACCAATCTGGTTCATGGCCGTGCTGTTCCTTCTCTTTAATACCCACG GTTGGTATTCTTATCTTTGGTTACCATTCATCCCATTAATC ATCATCCTTTTGGTTGGAACCAAGCTACAGGTGATCATAACCAAAATGGGTCTCAGAATTATGGAAAGAGGGGAGGTTGTGAAGGGTGTGCCGGTGGTAGAGCCTGGTGATGACCTCTTCTGGCTCAATCGCCCTCGCTTCCTTCTCTACCTAATCAACTTTGTTCTCTTCCAG AATGCTTTTCAACTTGCTTTCTTTGCATGGAGTTGG TATGAATTCGGAATAAAATCTTGCTTCCACGAGCATTTAGTGgatataatcattagagtttCAATGGG GATCCTTATACAATTCCTCTGCAGCTACGTCACtcttcctctctacgccctcgTAACACAG ATGGGCTCGAACATGAAACCAACCATTTTCAACGAAAGAGTAGGCTTGGCTCTACGAAACTGGCACCGCACAGCCAAAAAACATATAAAGCAGAGCAACGGGTCTGTGACCTCAATGTCAAGCAGACCAACCACACCATCCCACCACATGTCCCCTATCCACCTTTTGCGCCATTACAGAAGCGAAGTCGACAGCATTCAAACATCACCTAGAAGATCCAGTGTTGATATGGAAACTTGGGAAACGGATTCTCCGTCCACCTCACACCCTCACGTTACTGGCGATGGTTCATCGTCTTCACACCACCATCAGTTCGGCCACATGGAACGAGCTTATGCTGAGAATGAAAATAGGGATGACAACGAGAAGGGTTTGAAAGATCAAGATCCTCGGCATGAGATTGATATCGCATCGTCTCAAgagttttcttttgataagAGACACGGTACCATATACAGTAATTGA